The Methylobacterium durans nucleotide sequence CTCCGGCGAGGACAGGCGGAGCGCGGCCAGGCGTTCTCGGGCGGCACCTTGCAGGGCGGCTTCATCCCGCGCGGCCCGTTCCGCCAGTCGCACGAGGCGGCCGGTATTCAGGCCCTCGCGGGCGAGCTCGGGCATCAACCGGCGCAGGCGCGCGCGGGTGAAGCGCTCATCGGCATTCGAGGGATCATGCAGGTAGGCGATGTGCCGGTCCTCGCACCACGCGACGAGCTCGGCCTTCGGGATCCCCAAAAACGGACGCACGAGACGCAGGCCGCGGCCGAGAGTGCGTTCCGGTCGCATCCCGGCGAGCCCGGCGAGCCCGCTCCCAGCGAACAGCCGCATCAGCACTGTCTCGGCCTGGTCGTCGAGCGTGTGCGCCGTGAGCAGGAGGCTGGCTCCGACCTCCGCGGCGAAGGCCGCGAGGAGCCGGTAGCGGGCGGCGCGCGCCGCGGCCTGGATGCCGGATGCGGGCCGCGCCCCGGTGTCCCAGGCTAGGATTCGATGGGGAAGACCGAGCCCGTCCGCGGCCCGTCCTACCGCGGCCGCCTCCGCCTGCGATTCCGGCCTCAGGCCGTGGTCGACCGTGGCGACATGCAGCCGCCCGGTCGCGCAGGCAGCGGCGGCGTGCATCAGGGCCGTGGAATCGGGGCCGCCCGAGACTCCCAGGACCGCCCTCGAGCGCGTCTCGGACAGCACGGCCTCGAGGGTTGCCGCGATCCGTTGGTCGC carries:
- the tilS gene encoding tRNA lysidine(34) synthetase TilS → MRHDTGDERDQRIAATLEAVLSETRSRAVLGVSGGPDSTALMHAAAACATGRLHVATVDHGLRPESQAEAAAVGRAADGLGLPHRILAWDTGARPASGIQAAARAARYRLLAAFAAEVGASLLLTAHTLDDQAETVLMRLFAGSGLAGLAGMRPERTLGRGLRLVRPFLGIPKAELVAWCEDRHIAYLHDPSNADERFTRARLRRLMPELAREGLNTGRLVRLAERAARDEAALQGAARERLAALRLSSPEGGFRLSGSGLIGHPEAVTLRLIERAMDAAGAEGPRRLERLERLTLDTLLPAVKAGRPARRTLRGLIVDVARNGDITLSPAPERRRGTATTGAPEPPCELLGKGTPPPTLARSARMIPPRRARGPGQGTRTRQGLIDEPELSEFCPLGRHLPPRPRARDPVPEPGSSRRRERDRV